GATTCATTTTTTGACCTAACCTCAAATTTAacgagtaaaatgtaaaaaactaatttcttcgttttttttaaaaaaaaaaaaaattcaaaaaaatatgaaattttgagtatacgtttatttttttttataaacaagtagaaattattttttcaaaaaagttgaatagtttttgagatattcacaacatttttggaaaaaatcatCCCTTTTTTAAGctgattgtaaaataataatttttttgaatcgttGCGTCCCATTTTCTTTGAAaggatgtatattttcatttaaaaaaataaaaacatatcgtTGTAAtggattgtttaaaaaaactaaaaaactaaaaactaaaaaatttttttcaatgccGATGATCATTATCTTATATCTAAGGTGGCTGtgcgaaaaacaaaaatagaatatgGTTTCCATGGAAGCGACAATGAAAATGTGTCGTAATAGATGCTGTGGTAATAACAATTTAGTTCTCTACAGACAGCCATTGCGAACGTAtcaagattgtaaattgattttgtatgaTATACCCTTGTGttaaaagattaattaattcatactgatgatgagtACATGGCagttgaaatacgtatttatgaaaaatacatatttatataatacgaaaattgatctagaaaatttgagcaataaatatctaaattatcttcgaaaataattataataccaAAACAGTGTTATCTAGAGGTTCTTAGCGCAGCGAATAGGTTAGGATAAATTGAAGGGATTGATCAGCATTGCTTATCCTCACATGCAGTTTTGATGCTCATTATAACCTGCAGgtaactaattaatatttaaagcaATAAATCTCTTGGGTAAAGAATTTCCTCAGtggtaaatgttaattttaacaaaagtaaacaaaaaattaataacatactCATTTTGAATACGCCTTTGTACatctttttcaatttcttcaGGTGGATATAGTTTGTAATATGCCGTTGCGTTCTCTAATATCTTTTCAAATGGTAAATTATCCGGGATTGCGTTCAACAAACAATGTACACTAGCCATATCACAAtcacttttaaatatatcatcAGCACGTTCAATTACTAAAGCAGCTGACACATATAATGGTGATAATGGTGGCGATGCTAAGAAATAATCATACAATCGGACCACATCTTTATAATGATTCAATGAATGACCAAACCATGTTAAATACCATGGCAAAGCAAACATTGTTCCCACTGatgatctaaaaaaaaataacattcattttatgacacaaaaatattatcaatttaataCATAGAGGGAGGTGAAAGCACAGTGGAACAATCATTTTCACGATTAAATTTACTATGTTGAGTATATCTTTGTGAACTTATATATATCCTgtgtttcaattatttaaaaaccagattttggtaaaaaaaaaaagggttgaaacaaaaaagttttagattagaggaaatgtaaaaaaataattacatcaaCCCAATGACCCatctgatataaaaataatttgattccaCCCTTTTTCACGATAATCGGGGCTTAACAAAAATCAGGGCATTGTATAAAAAACCGGCAttctatggaaaaattcattataaataaaaaaaaagcattgtACACGCGCTATTAGGGGGGTCTCTGATTTTTGAAACATCCTGAATACATAGGACTTTACAGAATTACACGCTCTTGCTAgcgtaaaataaacaaaaaaattcatataagcATACgccttaaattaatttattaacgcCATTAATTAATTAGACATAGAATTAGTCATTGAATTTAACCTGCTTCAAGTAAAATAAACTAACGATGATTAATCGggaagaattgaaaattgagtATTGGAAGTATTGAAAcaaatctgaaaaaataaattgtatacaatATTACCTTTCCAAATATTCATAAAGGGTGTGATGTTCCCTTTCAATAATTggatatataaaattaagtcTATAAGATGTTTTTTCCATAGTTGGTTCCATACATTCACGTAAATGATCAGCACTAAGTCGTTCCATTATTCTAAAAGCAATGACTTCACCTACTACTAATAAAAATGTGATAGCAACATCGTGGTATCCCTAAAAAATGCACAGATTTGTCTAGTTACTCAACAATTTTAAAAGGGTATTCTTATCCCTCAACGGGCGCAATTCATCTCAAGATCTCACACATTATCGGTGTGTAATTCTCAAGTTACTTTTTCTTAAACTAGATTGAGACACTTACGTTTTCATGTATCTTCCCTTTCATAAAAGCGGTTATGTTTATGGTCTAATCTAATAGAATAGAAAAAATCTAATAGATGCATTGCGCCCGATAAAGTCTTAAAATAATCACTTACTTGATAATATCTTAGATCTGGATACTTCATAATAACTCTAAGTATTAATACAGTTAGTTGATCTTGTAAGGCCACTCGTTGTTCATAGGGGATCCCCGGTGGAAATCGTTTTAACGATCGATTTACATCAAGTATTACTTGATTATATTCACTATGAACAGATAATTCTTCTAAACTAGGCGGTATTTCTGTTGGATCCcatttaatttctaataattttggccatatttcttttcgaaaatcatctgttcaagaaaaatttttgaatgaaaatttatgaatctcatttaattttcttaatgggGTCTCAAAAGGCACCaacctttttaattttcttacgaTGTATAAAAGATTGgccattttaatcgattttaattattttttttttcctgataaatggaatttttttgtttactctCTTATCATTATCAGATGTGGTTGATATAACTAGGTACTATAGACCAACAATTCCAAGCTACATACCAACCTTCATTTTTGTAGATCtgatagtttctgagaaaagcTCAGAAAACTTGCTTGTAGTGCGGTGTACGCCGTTCGGcggatagatttttttttcgatttcgtaATCTACGTTCTCTGTATGAAGTAGCGTGATTCGAGATCGaacaatttgtaaattatagttattgcaaggtatataaatatattataatatatttagagttataacaaaataatgttacttgacacattttttatatatgtaagtacgtaaataaattaattaaagaaggaATTTGAAACAGAataaggaatattcatgtattttttttatatttttaattcattgtttacaccgttataacatagtaaaaaatataaatactgcttaaaaatgttgtatttaagtgtaaaaaaatatttaaaatacattataattttgagatatttaaacgcagtttgtTGGCGCTCTCTGtcgatgacgtataagtacgtgatctgtcaattggtgacagttcaatgtataatttacactttaaaaacatgaatttacaacacagaatttacactcgctATTATTAagctttctaataaaaagccgtagaatagtataatttaatgaaataccatataaaatgtaagtaattaatatcatacagtatgtcaacaaatttgacaagcccgtactttgatgtcacgtccgtatataaatttgaatttccgttttggaaatttttaaattcccttactgaatttgtacttttattaattaattaagtaattaaaaatatattaattactaaaataatggtttagttgaaatgcccagtcattaaagttacggaagaaaaatattttaaccaaatttaaatttcatgaatattccctattgcatATTTTTCAAACTCATAACTTCAATCCTCAATTTTCACTGTGTCTATTTTTtacaatgcaaaattattatcaaatataaaaaaaaaataaaatatctgtgTCAGACATCCTTTTATTACTCACCATCAATCAAACCATATTCGGATTTCGCTAAATTTCTCCAATTCTCCAATCCGTAATTGGTATCGAGTAATGcattttgaatttcttcacgttttcgtttttcatttatattttcagggcctataaattatgtttcaaaaattttataaaaatacttattttggaTAAGAAATGATTCAtttgtaaaacaaaagaaatattaaattcataaaatataagtacCTAAGTATTAAAAGTCTTAGaaagacaataataatttaattacattcaTAACTAAATTTGCTGTTTAGgaaaaattggtcaaaattattgaatagaACTTCAGAAtggcaaaaaatttcaattaaattattttacaaacgaTTTTAGGAAGCCAAAACAGTGCAACATTTTATACAGTATCAACAGATAAGCGAATTAATTAAGTTGGTTGGTTGATTTTAtgacaaacaaattaaaatacctttcCTAAAATTTAATTCAGCAGGTTCATTTGAATTTTCATCATCAGCAGATGAATACAAACTTGGTGATGACGAATTCTTTAACACTGTTTTCGATTCATTATCACTGACTTCAATATCTGTACCATTTTTGGTGTTATTATAATCtaaatttccattaaaagtATCTTTAGTAGATCTAGCATCATCTAATAATGAATATTCACTTTCAGTTAAACTTGTCTCTGGTGAAACTGAAGCTTTTCGACATCGTAATTCATCGCTgtccattttataattttatttctttgtacgctgaatttaaattgaaataaatttttcatgtcATAAGAAATGATAAATCAGGTGACAGCTTGATTTCTCATAACATAtgtgtatgtatttttgttatttcaagtttatttgtcaaatcacatttttattatttttaggttGGTAATTCTTTGttcaacttcaaattttttggtaatCTCTAcgttttttttgtactttacttttttaaccgacttcaaaccaaaaaaggaggttctcaattcgactgtatagtattgtttatttttttatgtttgttacctcagaacttttgactgggtgaacccattttgatgattctttatctatttgaaagctggggcttcccgtgtggtcccatttcattttggtctagttctgacaacggcatccatgagaaaaccataaaagtcttaaatttgcattaagtatgcacgacaagaggacgaataactcaatatcacgtcaaccgatttcgatgattctttatttatttgaaagctgtttttcttttgaagccggttttctttttgttaaaagttttttttatgtgttcgTAGTATCGTGATGCACATAGAAAAACTATATGGTGGTGCATTGACTGCACCTATGTGCACCAAAAATATATGCTACTTCATTTATTACGTTTATTGGCTTTGGATAACAATGTTATATCAAAATGACAATAATTGAGCGTCAACaacaaaagcaaataaaaatcaatcaaaagatttcaaaaaaagtgaaatCGGGAAATGCATGAcctagctttttttttaaagtgtacacctttttatgccaaaaatgaAATGCATCCTAGGTACGGATTTCCGATCTTTTTGTTTCGCGTTAACCCCgtgaataaaattcaaaaacaatcaTACTTAAATCACATGACTAACGTAAGGGCTAAAATCACGCAGACCCGTGATAACTCGATCCCATTAAAAGCATGGCTAAACCGAAGCACCTGTGTATATCAATCGCGTGGTTAATGCATACCGACTTGATACTGATTAACTTGTATTAGGATACTTTTGTGCTCACGGCCTCCTCGGTTCGGGAATCTTTCCCGGTTGGGGGCCCGTGGAATTTTGACCCTCCTTACACCCTATTTTTCCGAGCTACTGCCAGTAGTATCAAatacataaatagcacaaataCATAAATggcacttttaaaaatttgatactgCTATCCTTctaactaatttttctttatatagcctactttaaattattaattaaatcttggtagaactatttaataatttaaagtaggctatataaaaataattggaaaaattttcaagtaagaAATTCCATAAAAATGACGTTAGAAGTAGTTGAACATAAAGAAATTGATTCCATCATAGACGAAGCAAAAGCTTCCGGCTTATACAGTATCgataaaatcaatattctaaCACACAATGACGATAACTTTTTCGATGATTATGATGATTGGTCTGATTCAAACGAATCATTATATAATGaatcaaaaactaaaagtttAATGAACGATTTGGAAAGTTTACTAAAGTTGCAACAACAATGCGTTCCACAAATCGAATTCAATTCTTTACCACGAAGTGATTCAGATGTGACTATAATACGTGATAGAAAACAAcgcacaaaattaaaaaaacaaacaaataataaatgggAAAGTATTCATGATAAAGCTGTGCCTGGTGATGGTACACATTTAGCTGAGAGTCCATCTCTAGTAAATTTGGTAACATTTGTTAATTCTGATACGAACATAAAGAAGGAAGCTGGTGAATATTTAGTACCAATATCATCTTGGGACCCAATATATACGAAAAGAAGAACTTTGGAAAGTTCAACATTAGAAACATCTAATACTCAATTTGAAGAGATTCATAATTCATTACTCATTTCAGGAAAGTACGAATCTCGTTTAAATATTCCTTACatgatgaaacaaaaattatcaccaCGCCCTGGTGCTTTATTTAGTCAAAATCGTAcgacaataaattttgaatcagATAACAATTTACAATTAGATAACAACAATAAAGACTTTCAAAAGATAAAAACTCCACCTTGTGAGAAATTTCAACAtcgaacaattaaaaaaagattgaatAGATTTGCACGTAGAGTGTTATGCGCATGTTGTATGTTTGAACAAGTAAACCGAAAAACTagaaatacttttgaaattggAATTCAAACTATGAATATGGATATGGATTTATAATGAGTgcgttataaattaataaactgggagtttctgtttttaaatgtaagataTTATCGctacaaaactaaatttttttaattgtacataacctaaatttattatcaataaaataactgaaaaatggAATCAATTGGTGATACAACTACATCAAATTATCGAGAAATTCATGAAGCgtatatgcaaaatttgaatgGAACAACTGCTT
This genomic interval from Chrysoperla carnea chromosome 1, inChrCarn1.1, whole genome shotgun sequence contains the following:
- the LOC123304853 gene encoding TBC1 domain family member 20 isoform X1 yields the protein MDSDELRCRKASVSPETSLTESEYSLLDDARSTKDTFNGNLDYNNTKNGTDIEVSDNESKTVLKNSSSPSLYSSADDENSNEPAELNFRKGPENINEKRKREEIQNALLDTNYGLENWRNLAKSEYGLIDDDFRKEIWPKLLEIKWDPTEIPPSLEELSVHSEYNQVILDVNRSLKRFPPGIPYEQRVALQDQLTVLILRVIMKYPDLRYYQGYHDVAITFLLVVGEVIAFRIMERLSADHLRECMEPTMEKTSYRLNFIYPIIEREHHTLYEYLERSSVGTMFALPWYLTWFGHSLNHYKDVVRLYDYFLASPPLSPLYVSAALVIERADDIFKSDCDMASVHCLLNAIPDNLPFEKILENATAYYKLYPPEEIEKDVQRRIQNEMEARKRDEDLARRRRLQRIQPQHPNRIFLRQFERFIPIWVPRNRAVRYRVFIATATLSIAFLAYLRSNDSYLWFFNR
- the LOC123304853 gene encoding TBC1 domain family member 20 isoform X2 — encoded protein: MDSDELRCRKASVSPETSLTESEYSLLDDARSTKDTFNGNLDYNNTKNGTDIEVSDNESKTVLKNSSSPSLYSSADDENSNEPAELNFRKGPENINEKRKREEIQNALLDTNYGLENWRNLAKSEYGLIDDDFRKEIWPKLLEIKWDPTEIPPSLEELSVHSEYNQVILDVNRSLKRFPPGIPYEQRVALQDQLTVLILRVIMKYPDLRYYQGYHDVAITFLLVVGEVIAFRIMERLSADHLRECMEPTMEKTSYRLNFIYPIIEREHHTLYEYLERSSVGTMFALPWYLTWFGHSLNHYKDVVRLYDYFLASPPLSPLYVSAALVIERADDIFKSDCDMASVHCLLNAIPDNLPFEKILENATAYYKLYPPEEIEKDVQRRIQNEGNNTAVPTVVEMDDLGSFVVVSFINNSYTIISSN